One segment of Carya illinoinensis cultivar Pawnee chromosome 13, C.illinoinensisPawnee_v1, whole genome shotgun sequence DNA contains the following:
- the LOC122292917 gene encoding uncharacterized protein LOC122292917 — protein MNREVLWRSHAGRNWRKPLLADHEENEGKERRRVGEVAGGTAAECAAICCCFPCTVMNLLILAVYKVPTGLCRKAWRKKKLQHLKKKKTVGLLANSGSNHEEGKLELALEMEVMKGGSRIGMDNSDVVNLEKEMWERFSRGGFWRSPSERERPHPLA, from the coding sequence ATGAATCGAGAGGTTTTGTGGCGATCTCATGCGGGTCGAAATTGGCGAAAGCCATTGCTTGCAGATCATGAGGAAAACGAGGGGAAAGAGAGACGACGAGTAGGGGAGGTGGCAGGAGGGACGGCAGCTGAGTGTGCCGCGATATGCTGTTGTTTTCCGTGTACCGTGATGAACCTACTAATATTGGCGGTGTACAAGGTGCCGACAGGGCTGTGTAGGAAAgcttggagaaagaaaaaactacagcatttgaagaagaagaaaacagtaGGGCTATTGGCAAATAGTGGAAGTAATCACGAGGAAGGAAAGTTGGAGTTGGCATTGGAGATGGAGGTCATGAAGGGGGGGAGTCGGATAGGGATGGATAATAGCGATGTGGTCAACTTGGAGAAGGAGATGTGGGAAAGGTTTTCTCGAGGCGGCTTCTGGAGGAGCCCTTCTGAGAGAGAAAGGCCTCATCCTCTTGcatga